The following proteins are co-located in the Microcystis wesenbergii NRERC-220 genome:
- a CDS encoding IS4 family transposase codes for MMTNFSKLIKELLKPLPKNDYPALDTFTFLSCWIGFALDKSIVSMRDLCSRMVLQGINVNLSTFSKASKIRETSPFEKVIVELNKRLVAKKGIENARALFPIDSTIISLTSKLLWSQGWHQVKLFSGLNSITTEVVGILIHFGQGHDSKEGGKTIEAIPVNGVGAMDRGFASNQRITELLESSDKHFVLRVKNNISLEMLENGKCKLGKDKRQIEVRVVAFCDLESQTEFRLATDLPLEGEGAVSNEEVAEIYIQRWQIELLWKFLKMHLKLDNLITKNENGIRLQIYSCIIAYLILQLIDIEEGFGKSLLDKLRYLQSFMCQHISYVHWFRRIVYSI; via the coding sequence CTGATGACGAATTTTTCAAAACTCATAAAAGAGCTTCTCAAACCACTGCCTAAAAATGACTACCCCGCTTTAGATACTTTTACATTTTTGTCCTGTTGGATTGGTTTTGCTTTAGATAAAAGCATCGTCAGTATGAGGGACTTATGCAGTAGAATGGTACTTCAAGGAATTAATGTAAATTTATCCACATTTTCTAAGGCAAGCAAAATTAGAGAAACAAGTCCATTTGAGAAAGTCATTGTCGAATTAAATAAGCGTTTAGTTGCCAAAAAAGGAATAGAGAATGCGCGAGCTTTATTTCCTATTGACTCAACAATAATTAGCTTAACCAGTAAATTACTATGGTCCCAGGGATGGCATCAAGTAAAACTATTCTCTGGTCTTAATAGTATCACAACAGAGGTGGTCGGAATACTCATCCATTTTGGTCAAGGTCATGACTCAAAAGAAGGAGGAAAAACGATAGAAGCAATTCCTGTAAATGGAGTTGGAGCAATGGATAGAGGATTTGCGTCTAATCAAAGAATCACCGAATTATTAGAGAGTAGTGACAAGCATTTTGTCTTGAGAGTGAAAAATAATATTAGCCTAGAGATGCTCGAAAATGGCAAGTGTAAACTCGGAAAAGATAAAAGACAAATAGAAGTAAGAGTAGTCGCTTTTTGCGACCTAGAAAGTCAAACAGAATTTCGGCTGGCGACAGATTTACCTCTAGAAGGAGAAGGAGCAGTTAGTAATGAAGAAGTTGCCGAAATTTACATCCAAAGATGGCAAATAGAACTGCTGTGGAAATTTTTAAAAATGCATCTAAAGTTGGATAATCTAATCACTAAAAACGAGAACGGAATCCGCCTACAGATCTATAGTTGCATTATCGCTTATCTGATTCTACAGCTAATAGATATTGAAGAAGGATTTGGGAAAAGCTTATTAGACAAACTGCGCTATTTACAGAGTTTCATGTGTCAACATATTAGCTATGTACACTGGTTCCGGAGGATTGTCTATTCAATTTAA
- a CDS encoding four helix bundle protein yields the protein MRQGRQGGKVDKEEERRTIQTHEDLIIYQKVFQAAMTIFELSKKFPDVERYSLTDQIRRSSRSVCANLAEAWRKRRYKASFVAKLNDCEAEAAETQVGLNLAMKCNYWPAEKGRELSSTYSQVLSGLVKMIGQPENWLVG from the coding sequence GTGAGACAAGGTAGACAAGGAGGGAAAGTGGACAAGGAGGAAGAACGCAGAACAATCCAAACCCATGAAGATTTGATTATCTACCAAAAAGTATTTCAGGCGGCTATGACTATTTTTGAGTTATCAAAAAAGTTTCCTGATGTAGAAAGATACTCTCTTACAGACCAAATACGTCGCTCTTCTCGCTCGGTTTGTGCTAATTTAGCGGAGGCATGGAGAAAAAGACGGTATAAAGCCTCCTTTGTCGCCAAATTAAATGACTGTGAAGCCGAAGCGGCTGAGACACAGGTAGGGTTAAATTTGGCGATGAAATGTAATTATTGGCCAGCAGAAAAGGGAAGAGAATTATCCAGTACATATAGTCAAGTTTTAAGTGGATTAGTCAAAATGATTGGTCAGCCAGAAAATTGGTTAGTTGGTTGA